The sequence GTTCAGCAGGCCGCCCGCGAGGCCTCGACGAACGACCCGGCGCAGGTGGTCATCGGCGGTGCTGGCCTCTCGGGCATCCAGACGGCCGGCGAGGTCGCCGAGTTCCGCGACGAGCACAACGCGCCCATCGACATCCACCTCGTAGAGGGGCTGGACCAGGTGCTGCCCAACAGCGACCCGGAACTGCAGGGTGCGCTGCGCAAGCGCCTGGAGGCCGCCGACGTGAACATCGAGTGCGGTGAGTTCATCGGCGAGGTCGACGAGGAGACGGTCTACATCGGCGACGAGGACGAACTGGACTACGACGTGCTGGT is a genomic window of Haloarcula sp. DT43 containing:
- a CDS encoding NAD(P)/FAD-dependent oxidoreductase, producing VQQAAREASTNDPAQVVIGGAGLSGIQTAGEVAEFRDEHNAPIDIHLVEGLDQVLPNSDPELQGALRKRLEAADVNIECGEFIGEVDEETVYIGDEDELDYDVLVWTGGITGRDCMQDVDLDKDERNHRVHAEGNFQTADERVFAIGDSALIEQPGDQPAPPTAQAAWQAAEVAGENLARAVRGQPLKTWTHKDKG